Within the uncultured Draconibacterium sp. genome, the region CCATCCTCCACCAAGTGCCTTGTATAAGTTTATATTGGCTTCCAGACTTTTTTGTAAAAGTTCGGAATAATACAATTCAATATTAAAAAGTGCACGTTCTGCATCCAACACTTCCAGATAGCTGGTAACGCCACCGTCGTATCGTTGCCGCGAAAGTTCAGCCGCATTTTGCGATGCCTCCAGTTGTTGACGTGTAAATTTTAGTTCATCGGCCAATGTCGTGATGTAGATCAATGCATCTTCCGTTTCCCTAAATGCCGAAAGTACCGCTTTTTCATAGTTGTATTTCATTTGTTCGGTTACTTCCCGTTGTGCTTCAACCCGGCGTTTGTTTTTCCCGAATTGGAATATCGGTCCAAACAGATCGGCGCCGGCAGAACCAATTAAAGCGTCATCCGAATTAAAATCAGCCAGATCAGCGCTGGCAATCCCCAGTAATCCGGTTAAACTGATCGACGGGAAACGCATTGCCTGTGCCACACCGATACGGGCATTTTGTGCTTTCAACATCTGTTCTGCCTGAAGAATATCGGGGCGCCGCTCCAATAATTCTGAAGGTAGTCCAGCCGGAACGATACCGGGCAACTCTAGTTCTTCAAGTGCAGTGCCAGTAATAATTGGTGCAGGATTTTGCCCGATTAAAACACTAAGTGCATTTTCGGTAAAAGCTATCGAACGTTTGTAAACAGGAATGGCTGCGGCCGCAGTGGCTTCTTGTATTTGCGCCTGATTAAGGTCAATCTCCGGAACTATTCCTTTCTCGAAACGTTCCCTGATAATTCTGTGCGATTCTTTTCTGGATTCAAGCGTTCTACGTGCTATTTCCAGCCGGTTTTTATAATCGAGCAGTGTATGATAACTTATTGCAACCTGCGAAACCAAACTTAACTCTAATGCCTGTAATCCGTATTCCGAGGCTAGTAAATCCGCTTGTGCAGCTTCTGTTGCTCTGCGGTATTTCCCCCAAAAGTCAAGCTCCCAATTCAGGTTTGTGGTTGCTGTTAACGAGGACATTGCCGAAAGGGCAGGAGCTTGTGTATTTCCATAAGCAAACGATGCCGAATAAGAAAACTGTGGATACAGATCGGCTTTTGCCATTCCCAAGTAGGCGCGGGCTTCGTTTATGCTTGATACAGCCATTAAACGGTCGAGATTATTAGCCAGCGCCGAGTCGATAAGATTAGCCAATACCGGATCATTAAAAAGAACCTGCCAGTTTATGGTATCTGCTTCTGTTGCCTCCGTATTCTGGAAACGATAATTTTCCGGCGTTTGCATCTCAACCTGCTGAAATTTTGGTCCAACCATGCAGCTGCTCACAAACAGCAACAATGCAACACTCAATAAACCGTATATTTTATTTCGTTTCATTTTCATTCGTTTATAATTGTTATTTTTTGGTAACTTATGCAACTCGCATAATCATACTCCTGTATATAAAAAAGCTTTTTATATGCTCGTTTCATCATCTTTAAGATTAGTTGAGTTTCTTGTTCTTCGATTGCTGTGCTACCGCTTTTGCTTCTCGTTTCTTTTCGTACCCGGCAATTTTTCCAATAAACACGAATAACATGGGGTAGAAGAAAACTCCAAGTAAAGTGGCTAAACTCATTCCTCCAAGCAGTGCTAGTCCCATAACTTTACGTGCTTCTGCACCCGAACCTGATGCAACTACCAGCGGAAAAATACCTAGAATGAAAGAAAAGGCAGTCATAAGAATTGGTCGGAAACGCGAGCGGGCAGCTTCAATAGCCGCATCAAACAGGCTCTTTCCTTTATCAAATTCTTCTTTAGCAAACTCAACGATAAGAATCGCGTTTTTGGCGGCCATACCAATCAGCATTACAAAACTTACCTGTGCAAAAATGTTGTTCTCGAAAGTGGGGCTTCCCAAGCGGCCTAACCAAAGCGCGAACAAAGCACCAAAAATAGCAAATGGTGTTCCCAGTAAAATACTAAATGGTAAGGACCAACTTTCGTATTGTGCCGACAGGATAAGAAATACAAAAAGCAATGAGAAAATCATGATAACTCCCAGCGAGCCGGAAGCCTGTTTTTCCTGGTACGACATCGCATTCCACTGGTATCCCATGTCGGCCGGCAGAACTTCTGCGGCAACTTCCTCAAGCGCTTTCATTGCCTGTGCAGATGTATAACCCTGAGTCGGAGCACCTGTAACTTCCACCGCACGGTATAAATTAAAACGGTTGGTGTATTCCGGCCCGGAAATAGGCTCAACGGTGGCCAGCGTTGCCAGAGGAACCATATCTCCGTGATTGTTTTTTATAAAGAAACTGTTGATATCCTTTTCTGATACACGATATTCGTGTTCGGCCTGAATGTAGGTTTTATAAAGTCGTCCGAACCGGGTAAAGTCGTTTACATAGGCTCCTCCCATAAATGCACCTACAGTAGTATAAAGATCGTTTAAGGAAACGCCCATCTTCAACGCTTTTTCCTTATCGATATTTAAATAGCGCTGCGGAACGTTAGCCTGGAAAGTTGTAAAGGCATTCGCGATCTCTTCGCGGGCATTGGCGGCCTGCATAAACTGGGCTGCATTTTGTGCCAGGTAATCAGGCGTGTTTCCGCCCCTGTCTTGCAGCATGATGCTAAAACCTGATCCATTACCTAAACCAGGAATGGCAGGAGGACCAAAAGCGAATACCTGTGCAGCATTTATTTCTGTTGCCAACTTAATGTTGATCTCGCGTATCAGCTCATCCGCTGTTTTTTCACGCTCATCCCAATTGCGAAGGGCAACAAACATAAAGCCGGTGTTGGTTGCCATTGCGCCCGATAACATACTAAATCCCGTAGCATTGGTAACATATTCAACTTCCGGATATTCTTCCAGAATACCTTCAATTTTCTTCGCCACAACATCCGAACGTTGCAAAGATGCAGCATCGGGTAATTGCATATTAATAAAAAGGTATCCCATATCTTCTGCCGGAATAAAACCACCGGGAACCAGTTTCCCAAAAACTGCCATTCCAACAGTAATCACTAAAATGAAAACTACGCCACGTTTGAGCTTTCTGGTGAAGATATTTGTGAGCTTCATGTAACCCTCGGTCGATTTACCCATCCATTTGTTGAACTTCCCAAAAAACCAACCCAAAGGACCTTTATATGGTTTAGGTTCTTTTAATAACAGCGATGCCAGGGCAGGACTCAGCGTAAGTGCGTTAACAGAAGAAACAATTACCGAAACCACAATCGTAATCGCAAATTGCTGATACAATCGTCCGGTAATTCCTGCCATCCCTGCAACCGGAATAAAAACCGCGACCAATACAAGCGTGGTAGCCACAACCGGTGCCGACACTTTTCGCATGGCATCGAGTGTTGCTTCTTTTGTGCTCATTCCATTTGAAATATTCACCTGAACGGCTTCAACAACAACAATGGCATCGTCAACTACAATACCGATGGCAAGAACCAAACCCAGTAGCGACAATACATTAATTGTAAAACCTAAGAGTGGAAAGAAAATAAACGCTCCAACCAATGAAACGGGTATCGCTATTGTTGGAATAAGCGTTGCCCGCCAGTCTTGAATGAAAATAAAAACCACTAGAATTACCAGAATCAAAGCGATGATCAATGTTTCTACAATATCGTTGATACCTGCGGTAATTGCGGCGGTGGTGTCTAATGAAATGTCGTATTTAATTCCTTCAGGGAATGATCCTGAAAGTCTTTCAATTTCTTCACGAACCTGACTGGCCAGTTCTGTGGCATTCGAGCCCGGTGCCTGATAAAGTGCTATGATGGAACAAGCTTCACCATTCATTCGGGTAAATGCACTGTATGTTTCAACACCTAAAGTAATCTCTGCAATATCTCTTAATCGTACTTGTGATCCGTCGGATTGTGTGCGAACTACGATCTCTCCAAATTCCTCTGGCGAATTAAATCGCTCAGGCATACGAACTGTGTAGGTAAATTCCGTTCCTGGTGGCGATGGTTCTGCTCCGAATTTACCTCCCGGAACAACGGCATTTTGTTGATTGATCGCATTCAATATTTCAGGAATTGTCAACTCCATAGCTGCCAGACGGTCGGGTTTTACCCAAATACGCATGGAATAATCAGATGCACCAATTACATTTACACGTCCGATTCCTTTAATACGCGCCAGCTGGTCTTTAATATTTATCAATCCGTAGTTTCCCAGAAAATCCTGGTCGTAACGGCCGTCAGATGTGAGTGCAATCAACATTAAAACATTGGGTAGCGACTTTTCAGTGGTAACGCCAAGTTTTTTTACCGATTCCGGAAGTTTTGCCGATGCTGCGGATACCCGGTTTTGTGCCAATACCGTGTTCATATCAGGATCCGTTCCCACATCAAACGAAATCTGGATG harbors:
- a CDS encoding TolC family protein → MKRNKIYGLLSVALLLFVSSCMVGPKFQQVEMQTPENYRFQNTEATEADTINWQVLFNDPVLANLIDSALANNLDRLMAVSSINEARAYLGMAKADLYPQFSYSASFAYGNTQAPALSAMSSLTATTNLNWELDFWGKYRRATEAAQADLLASEYGLQALELSLVSQVAISYHTLLDYKNRLEIARRTLESRKESHRIIRERFEKGIVPEIDLNQAQIQEATAAAAIPVYKRSIAFTENALSVLIGQNPAPIITGTALEELELPGIVPAGLPSELLERRPDILQAEQMLKAQNARIGVAQAMRFPSISLTGLLGIASADLADFNSDDALIGSAGADLFGPIFQFGKNKRRVEAQREVTEQMKYNYEKAVLSAFRETEDALIYITTLADELKFTRQQLEASQNAAELSRQRYDGGVTSYLEVLDAERALFNIELYYSELLQKSLEANINLYKALGGGW
- a CDS encoding efflux RND transporter permease subunit encodes the protein MSDNKGNFFVHRPIVAMVIAIVIVIVGLVMLSGLPIEQYPNLTPPIVQVRGSYTGANALTVEESMATPLEQQINGVDNMIYMKSTNANDGTMNIQISFDVGTDPDMNTVLAQNRVSAASAKLPESVKKLGVTTEKSLPNVLMLIALTSDGRYDQDFLGNYGLINIKDQLARIKGIGRVNVIGASDYSMRIWVKPDRLAAMELTIPEILNAINQQNAVVPGGKFGAEPSPPGTEFTYTVRMPERFNSPEEFGEIVVRTQSDGSQVRLRDIAEITLGVETYSAFTRMNGEACSIIALYQAPGSNATELASQVREEIERLSGSFPEGIKYDISLDTTAAITAGINDIVETLIIALILVILVVFIFIQDWRATLIPTIAIPVSLVGAFIFFPLLGFTINVLSLLGLVLAIGIVVDDAIVVVEAVQVNISNGMSTKEATLDAMRKVSAPVVATTLVLVAVFIPVAGMAGITGRLYQQFAITIVVSVIVSSVNALTLSPALASLLLKEPKPYKGPLGWFFGKFNKWMGKSTEGYMKLTNIFTRKLKRGVVFILVITVGMAVFGKLVPGGFIPAEDMGYLFINMQLPDAASLQRSDVVAKKIEGILEEYPEVEYVTNATGFSMLSGAMATNTGFMFVALRNWDEREKTADELIREINIKLATEINAAQVFAFGPPAIPGLGNGSGFSIMLQDRGGNTPDYLAQNAAQFMQAANAREEIANAFTTFQANVPQRYLNIDKEKALKMGVSLNDLYTTVGAFMGGAYVNDFTRFGRLYKTYIQAEHEYRVSEKDINSFFIKNNHGDMVPLATLATVEPISGPEYTNRFNLYRAVEVTGAPTQGYTSAQAMKALEEVAAEVLPADMGYQWNAMSYQEKQASGSLGVIMIFSLLFVFLILSAQYESWSLPFSILLGTPFAIFGALFALWLGRLGSPTFENNIFAQVSFVMLIGMAAKNAILIVEFAKEEFDKGKSLFDAAIEAARSRFRPILMTAFSFILGIFPLVVASGSGAEARKVMGLALLGGMSLATLLGVFFYPMLFVFIGKIAGYEKKREAKAVAQQSKNKKLN